From the genome of Rhodothermales bacterium, one region includes:
- a CDS encoding sulfotransferase yields the protein MNLSTAIASQADEALSRMHRKLKRYLERERIAKKKELKLTLGKAYEAQWEGFPCVFALSTGRTGTQTIASMLALSPAVLAQHEPAPRLVRASYEAFMDEREGWMDRWRPFALAVRDDFVLEACAEGRIYVESNNRITYMAPAFAEAFPASRFIFSHRDPYQVIRSGMQRGAYQGGNMAWNFARIHPRTDDPAFAQWESYTNLQREAWRWARINGYAKVFFDTLPEERRLELPARAFFSNDMDIYRSLFAFVGAPLPSEDALRGVMGKQLNAQAHYNGLDFEWTDALRESVRPIVQPVAESLGYEV from the coding sequence ATGAATTTATCGACAGCCATAGCATCGCAGGCCGACGAGGCGCTTTCGCGGATGCACCGCAAGCTGAAGCGGTATCTGGAGCGCGAGCGGATTGCGAAGAAGAAGGAGCTCAAGCTGACGCTGGGCAAGGCGTACGAGGCGCAGTGGGAGGGTTTTCCCTGCGTGTTCGCGCTGTCGACCGGGCGTACGGGCACGCAGACGATCGCTTCGATGCTCGCGCTGTCGCCGGCGGTGCTGGCGCAGCACGAGCCGGCGCCGCGCCTCGTCCGCGCCTCCTACGAGGCGTTTATGGACGAGCGCGAAGGCTGGATGGACCGCTGGCGGCCGTTTGCCCTCGCCGTCCGCGACGACTTCGTGCTCGAAGCCTGCGCCGAGGGGCGGATCTATGTCGAATCCAACAACCGGATCACCTACATGGCGCCGGCGTTCGCCGAGGCCTTCCCCGCGAGCCGGTTCATCTTTTCGCATCGCGACCCCTATCAGGTGATCCGTTCGGGCATGCAGCGCGGCGCCTACCAGGGCGGCAACATGGCGTGGAATTTCGCCCGCATCCATCCGCGGACCGACGATCCGGCCTTCGCGCAGTGGGAATCCTACACCAACCTCCAGCGCGAGGCCTGGCGCTGGGCCCGTATCAACGGCTACGCCAAGGTATTTTTCGACACGCTTCCTGAAGAACGTCGGCTCGAGCTGCCCGCGCGCGCATTCTTCAGTAACGATATGGATATCTACAGAAGCCTCTTTGCGTTCGTGGGCGCCCCGCTGCCGTCGGAAGACGCGCTCCGGGGCGTGATGGGCAAACAGCTCAACGCCCAGGCGCATTACAACGGGCTCGACTTCGAATGGACCGATGCGCTGCGCGAATCCGTGCGGCCGATCGTCCAGCCGGTAGCCGAGTCGCTGGGATACGAAGTCTGA
- a CDS encoding sulfotransferase has product MVDAPFHSESIQEPASNAPVDWRREPIFIVGIMPRSGTNFLHRLLCQHPDCGAINTTPVREDYLLHHIEGLNRFVGRLRWQWGHWGADEAFVHSLADRLGLGAAAFLKSLSPAKRIVTKTPSVANLRLYTRFFQHSPLLIIVRDGRSVVASGMSGFGWRFETATRAWASAARAIARFREGRDGGDFRFKVIQYERLSGETDATLLDVMAFLELDAERYDFEKAGQTPIYGSSFASKEGDGVTWKPKEKTADFEPSARWKSWSRFQHRRFNWLAGKEMKALGYELEPAGESNALWRLVHRGLDAWYHLQRLPRRLFRSLREAAKAFVLHLSGREAEKIDLRR; this is encoded by the coding sequence ATGGTCGACGCGCCCTTCCATAGCGAATCCATCCAGGAGCCGGCATCCAATGCGCCGGTCGATTGGCGGCGTGAGCCCATCTTCATCGTGGGCATCATGCCCCGCAGCGGCACCAACTTTCTTCACCGCCTCCTCTGCCAGCATCCCGATTGCGGGGCGATCAATACGACGCCCGTGCGGGAAGATTACCTGCTGCACCACATCGAGGGCCTGAACCGATTCGTCGGCCGGCTGCGGTGGCAGTGGGGCCACTGGGGCGCGGACGAGGCGTTTGTGCATTCCCTGGCCGACCGGCTCGGCCTCGGCGCCGCGGCGTTCCTCAAGTCGCTCTCGCCGGCGAAGCGGATCGTCACCAAGACGCCCAGCGTCGCCAACCTGCGGCTGTACACGCGGTTTTTCCAGCATTCCCCGCTCCTGATCATCGTCCGCGACGGCCGCTCGGTCGTCGCCTCCGGCATGTCGGGTTTCGGCTGGCGCTTCGAGACGGCCACGCGGGCCTGGGCCTCGGCGGCGCGCGCCATCGCGCGCTTCAGGGAAGGGCGCGACGGCGGAGATTTCCGCTTCAAGGTGATCCAGTACGAGCGCCTGAGCGGCGAAACCGACGCCACGTTGCTCGACGTGATGGCGTTTCTCGAACTTGACGCGGAGCGGTACGACTTTGAGAAAGCCGGCCAGACGCCGATTTATGGGTCGTCGTTCGCCTCGAAAGAGGGGGATGGTGTGACCTGGAAGCCGAAGGAGAAGACGGCCGACTTCGAGCCGAGCGCCCGATGGAAGAGCTGGAGCCGTTTCCAGCATCGCCGCTTCAACTGGCTGGCGGGCAAGGAAATGAAAGCGCTCGGGTACGAGCTGGAGCCGGCGGGCGAATCGAATGCGCTGTGGCGCCTCGTGCACCGCGGGCTCGACGCCTGGTATCACCTGCAGCGCCTGCCGCGCCGGCTGTTCCGGAGCCTGCGCGAAGCGGCGAAGGCTTTTGTGCTGCATCTGAGCGGACGGGAAGCAGAAAAGATCGATCTTCGACGCTGA